The Trichocoleus sp. FACHB-46 genome has a segment encoding these proteins:
- the rimI gene encoding ribosomal protein S18-alanine N-acetyltransferase, whose protein sequence is MNFLDLQSLTPELLPATLVLDQLCFGGLWTLEGYRRELESPNSELLVLQTSQAHQTLEKQPIEPIELGSKDDPAAPLVGLGCFWAIVDEAHITIVAVHPNYQAQGLGQTLLYALLKKARQRGLDRATLEVRASNQPALLLYEKFGFQEAGRRRRYYEETGEDALILWRGGLQSPEFGQALIDWQAQVQARLHQAGWHLRGLGNP, encoded by the coding sequence GTGAATTTCCTGGATCTCCAATCATTAACTCCAGAATTGTTGCCCGCCACTCTAGTCCTCGATCAGTTGTGTTTCGGGGGCCTATGGACTTTGGAGGGTTATCGAAGAGAACTAGAGAGCCCAAACAGTGAATTATTAGTCCTGCAAACCAGCCAAGCTCACCAAACTTTAGAGAAACAGCCTATAGAGCCTATAGAACTGGGGTCTAAAGATGATCCTGCTGCTCCACTAGTTGGTTTGGGGTGCTTTTGGGCGATCGTCGATGAAGCTCACATCACCATCGTAGCGGTGCATCCTAACTATCAAGCTCAAGGACTGGGCCAAACTCTCTTGTATGCGCTCCTTAAAAAAGCGCGACAACGAGGTTTAGATCGAGCCACTCTAGAAGTTCGCGCCTCTAATCAACCTGCATTGTTACTTTATGAGAAGTTTGGCTTCCAAGAAGCAGGGCGGCGACGGCGTTATTACGAAGAAACCGGGGAAGATGCCTTGATTTTGTGGCGTGGTGGGCTACAATCACCTGAGTTTGGTCAAGCACTTATAGATTGGCAAGCTCAGGTTCAGGCTCGGCTACACCAAGCAGGTTGGCACTTGCGGGGACTGGGCAATCCTTGA